Part of the Geoanaerobacter pelophilus genome, CAATCCGCTCCATGCCTTTATTATCAGGAAGGAGCCCAAAGGACACGGCACCGGCCAGTGGCTTGAAGGTCGTAAAAACCTTCCGGCCGGGACAAAGGTGGTGATTGTCGAGGATGTTGTCACCACTGGCGGTTCCTCCATGAAAGCGGTGCGCCGGGCAGAGGAGGAAGGGCTCACGGTACTGGGTATCGTCTCCCTGGTTGACCGCGAAGAGGGTGGCAGAGAGAACATCGAGGCAGAAGGGTATGCGCTCAAGGCTATATTCGGCCGCAAGGAGCTTACTGGAGACCTGATTTAGCGTTGACAGCGCCCTGAACGCAGCTATATTTAAAACGCGTTCTTTTAATAAATTCCATTATTATGGAGATCATGATGGACCAGCTGGC contains:
- the pyrE gene encoding orotate phosphoribosyltransferase encodes the protein MTDRERLKQIIMELSYEKRRVTLASGRESDFYFDGKQTTLHAEGGFLVGKLFYQAAKEFAGVQAVGGITLGADPIATATSIAALLDGNPLHAFIIRKEPKGHGTGQWLEGRKNLPAGTKVVIVEDVVTTGGSSMKAVRRAEEEGLTVLGIVSLVDREEGGRENIEAEGYALKAIFGRKELTGDLI